A genomic segment from Cyanobium sp. NIES-981 encodes:
- a CDS encoding acyl-CoA thioesterase, which translates to MHTVMEEPRSWRMERRVLPQHTDHAGVMWHGAYVAWMEEARVQALEAAGLAYSELSGRGLELPVVGLAISYRQALFHGDLVQVRSVVLPRQGIKLPWYCCFVAPDGAVAAEAQVELVLLDSSAGPDRRRVLRRLPPDLAAAVEALRRGPS; encoded by the coding sequence ATGCACACCGTGATGGAGGAGCCCCGCAGCTGGCGGATGGAACGTCGCGTCCTGCCCCAGCACACCGACCATGCGGGGGTGATGTGGCACGGGGCCTACGTCGCCTGGATGGAAGAGGCCCGGGTGCAGGCCCTGGAGGCGGCGGGCCTGGCCTACAGCGAGCTCTCCGGGCGGGGCCTGGAGCTGCCCGTGGTGGGGCTCGCGATCAGCTACCGCCAGGCCCTCTTCCATGGCGATCTGGTGCAGGTGCGCAGTGTGGTGCTGCCCCGCCAGGGCATCAAGCTGCCCTGGTACTGCTGTTTCGTGGCTCCTGACGGTGCCGTCGCCGCCGAGGCGCAGGTGGAGCTGGTGCTGCTGGACAGCTCCGCGGGGCCGGACCGGCGGCGGGTGCTGCGCAGGCTGCCGCCGGATCTCGCCGCGGCGGTGGAGGCCCTGCGCCGGGGACCGTCTTAG
- a CDS encoding universal stress protein, whose product MFRNVLIADSGKGHVEEMVRMLREIPVVRQARLNLLHVVPEQAGEDFQEHWQEAAGIVAAAVGRLKLDPSEINTIIRQGDTKQTVLRVAEELHADLIVMGSRGLSRLQSILSNSASQYVFQLSTRPMLLVRDDLYVRHINKVMVAIDGTGVGDDALRLACELVREIPGGTLTGIHVTRQDLTPSRGGKSPADDVLERAVQRARGLGVSLQPVHRTGDVGRTVCAAAEELKSDLVVIASQDRRPVVAKALVDLDRLLGSSVSDYIRVHAPAPVLLVREPEGRR is encoded by the coding sequence GTGTTCCGCAACGTTCTGATCGCCGACTCCGGCAAAGGCCATGTGGAGGAGATGGTGCGGATGCTCCGCGAGATCCCCGTGGTGCGTCAGGCCCGCCTGAACCTGCTCCACGTGGTGCCGGAACAGGCCGGCGAGGACTTTCAGGAGCACTGGCAGGAAGCGGCCGGCATCGTGGCCGCCGCCGTGGGGCGCCTGAAGCTCGACCCCAGTGAGATCAACACCATCATCCGCCAGGGCGACACCAAGCAGACGGTGCTGCGGGTGGCGGAGGAGCTCCATGCCGACCTCATCGTGATGGGGTCCCGGGGGCTGAGCCGGCTGCAGTCCATTCTCAGCAACAGTGCCAGCCAGTACGTCTTCCAGCTCTCCACCCGCCCGATGCTGCTGGTGCGCGACGACCTCTATGTGCGCCACATCAACAAGGTGATGGTGGCCATCGATGGCACCGGGGTGGGCGACGATGCGCTGCGACTGGCCTGTGAGCTGGTGCGGGAGATCCCCGGGGGCACCCTCACCGGGATCCATGTGACCCGCCAGGACCTCACCCCCTCCCGGGGCGGCAAATCACCGGCCGATGATGTGCTGGAGCGGGCGGTGCAGCGAGCCCGGGGCCTGGGGGTGAGCCTGCAGCCGGTGCACCGAACCGGCGATGTGGGACGCACCGTCTGCGCGGCGGCCGAAGAACTGAAGAGCGATCTGGTGGTGATCGCCTCCCAGGACCGGCGGCCCGTGGTGGCCAAGGCCCTGGTGGATCTGGATCGTCTGCTCGGCAGTTCGGTGAGCGACTACATCCGTGTCCACGCCCCGGCTCCGGTGCTCCTGGTTCGCGAACCCGAAGGCCGGCGGTGA